Proteins found in one Taeniopygia guttata chromosome 27, bTaeGut7.mat, whole genome shotgun sequence genomic segment:
- the SGCA gene encoding alpha-sarcoglycan, whose amino-acid sequence MEGPELLRLWALAGLALGVSLATDPDHRVLPDLRLSAETGTIFVHELQREPFLEAFGGSEDDDAPVTFRAHLRGRPDLPRWLRLAQRGPGLPGFLYGHPPATGPGTHSVQVLAYNRRTFTTVSQLLVIGVTRSPGGDAPFQAEFLVGNRDVEELLPGPARALFLQASAGLWERGDLRVTNVTSALHRGARVPLPIEGRREGVYVQVGSHSPFSPCLVAAVSPQSRARCHRGQRPLASCYDTFAPHFSIRWCNLTLLQVVPSPSGPGPLWGSGVLEEGVAFEPPPEAAPRELLPSFLVTLLVPLAVAALLCLFLGHLMCCRREGVEKRDLETSDLQLLHHGSIAGDTRELRLMAGSRDVPRPLSTLPMFPVRPGQRPQPPGPAPLGARAPLLPP is encoded by the exons ATGGAGGGCCCCGAGCTGCTGCGGCTCTGGGCGCTGGCAG GCCTGgccctgggggtgtccctggcCACCGACCCCGACCACCGCGTCCTGCCCGACCTGCGCCTCTCCGCCGAGACCGGAACCATCTTCGTGCACGAGCTGCAGCGGGAGCCCTTCCTGGAGGCCTTCGGCGGCAGCGAGGATGATGATG CTCCCGTGACCTTCCGTGCCCACCTGCGGGGCCGCCCGGACCTGCCGCGGTGGCTGCGCCTGGCCCAGCGGGGCCCGGGCCTGCCCGGCTTCCTCTACGGCCACCCACCGGCCACGGGACCGGGCACCCACAGCGTCCAG gTTCTGGCCTACAACCGCCGCACCTTCACCACTGTGTCCCAGCTCCTGGTGATCGGTGTCACCCGGTCCCCAG GTGGGGACGCGCCGTTCCAGGCCGAGTTCCTGGTGGGGAACCGGGAcgtggaggagctgctgcccggGCCGGCGCGGGCGCTGTTCCTGCAGGCCTCGGCCGGGCTCTGGGAGCGCGGGGACCTGCGTGTCACCAACGTCACCTCGGCCCTGCACCGCGGCGCCCGCGTCCCGCTGCCCATCGAGGGCCGCAGGGAGGG GGTGTACGTCCAGGTGGGCTCCCACAGCCCCTTCTCGCCGTGCCTGGTGGCCGCCGTGTCCCCGCAGAGCCGCGCCCGCTGTCACCGCGGCCAGCGGCCCCTCGCCTCCTGCTACGACACCTTCGCCCCCCACTTCTCCATCCGCTGGTGCAACCTCACCCTG CTGCAGGTCGTGCCCAGCCCCagcgggccggggccgctctGGGGGTCCGGGGTGCTGGAGGAGGGGGTCGCTTTCGAGCCGCCCCCCGAGGCCGCCCCCCGGGAGCTGCTCCCCTCCTTCCTGGTGACGCTGCTGGTGCCGCTGGCGGTGGCCGCGCTGCTCTGCCTGTTCCTGGGCCACCTGATGTGCTGCCGCAGGGAGGGAGT GGAAAAACGGGACTTGGAGACGTCTGA cctccagctgctccacCACGGCTCCATCGCGGGGGACACGCGGGAGCTGCGGCTCATGGCCGGCAGCCGGGACGTGCCGCGCCCGCTCTCCACGCTGCCCATGTTCCCGGTGCGCCCGGGGCAgcgcccgcagcccccgggCCCCGCGCCCCTCGGGGCCCGcgccccgctgctgccgccctgA
- the PPP1R9B gene encoding neurabin-2 isoform X2, with protein sequence MLRTEAGGAGGAPPAGGAAGAGGLRSASPHRNAYEASIQALAPTKEAEGEDGKKSRGKKYGSNVHRIKNMFLQMGTAPGPEGACDLAKAKEKPVRLSLPRAGSLGDGVDQGSLLKLGTSVSERVSRFDSKPEKPFSKLQETRKIFERSPQEKATSTKLLLRKERAGFQDRKLDVVVRFNGSTEALDKLDAEAVSPTVSQLSAVFEKADLRNNLHKAPGRAAAPPGAKAAARRPRAFEAPRPGDARDARDAHAAHTAPARARPPDEDRAAAKSGRPVEKEAAAPRVQEVCKIKPVEVEESAEGEEEEEEEEEEEEKGPGEAVPAPQPAKGDEGPAAAAPRPDGGSGAAEGVKGERAEEGDGSEEAKKEDFSEADLVDISAYSGLGEDSGGSGLEEEEEAEGLYEPESGCVEIAGLSEEEEPVPNRKIQFSTAPIQVFSTYSNEDYDRRNEDVDPMAASAEYELEKRVERLDLFPVELEKDSEGLGISIIGMGAGADMGLEKLGIFVKTVTEGGAAHRDGRIQVNDLIVEVDGTSLVGVTQSFAASVLRNTKGRVRFLIGREKPGEQSEVAQLIQQTLEQERWQREMMEQRYSHYAEDDEETGEYATDEEEEMSPMFPGGEMAIEVFELAENEDALSPVEMDPEKLVHKFKELQIKHAVTEAEIQQLKRKGLEQEKARWRAEKAQLEQSVEENKERMEKLEGYWMEAQNLCQAVDEHLKETQAQYQTLERKYSKAKRLIKEYQQKEIEFLKKETAQRRVLEESELAHREEMEKLQEKISELEARLQTLKNSNPA encoded by the exons ATGCTGAGGACCGaggccggcggggccgggggagcCCCCCCGGCcgggggcgcggcgggggccGGGGGGCTGCGCAGCGCGTCCCCGCACCGGAACGCCTACGAGGCCAGCATCCAGGCGCTGGCGCCCACAAAGGAGGCCGAGGGCGAGGACGGCAAGAAGAGCCGCGGCAAGAAGTATGGCTCCAACGTGCATCGGATCAAGAACATGTTCCTGCAGATGGGGACGGCGCCCGGCCCCGAGGGCGCCTGCGACCTGGCCAAGGCCAAGGAGAAGCCGGTGCGCCTGTCCCTGCCCCGCGCCGGCAGCCTCGGCGACGGCGTGGACCAGGGCAGCCTCCTCAAGCTGGGCACCAGCGTCTCGGAGCGCGTCAGCCGCTTCGACTCCAAGCCCGAGAAACCCTTCTCCAAGCTGCAGGAGACCCGCAAGATCTTCGAGAGGAGCCCGCAGGAGAAGGCCACCAGCACCAAGCTGCTGCTGCGCAAGGAGCGCGCCGGCTTCCAGGACCGCAAGCTGGACGTGGTGGTGCGGTTCAACGGCAGCACCGAGGCGCTGGACAAGCTGGACGCCGAGGCCGTGTCGCCCACCGTGAGCCAGCTCAGCGCCGTCTTCGAGAAGGCCGACCTGCGGAACAACCTGCACAAGGCCCCCGGCCGGGCGGCCGCGCCACCGGGCGCTAAGGCGGCGGCCAGGCGGCCCCGCGCCTTCGAGGCACCGCGGCCGGGCGATGCCCGCGATGCCCGCGATGCCCACGCTGCCCACACCGCCCCGGCACGTGCCCGGCCGCCCGACGAGGACAGGGCGGCCGCCAAGAGCGGGAGGCCGGTGGAGAAGGAGGCGGCCGCGCCGAGGGTGCAGGAGGTGTGCAAGATCAAACCCGTGGAGGTGGAGGAGAGCGCGGagggcgaggaggaggaggaggaggaggaggaggaggaggagaaggggccGGGTGAAGCGGTGCCCGCGCCCCAGCCCGCCAAAGGGGACGAGGGTCCGGCGGCCGCAGCCCCCCGGCCGGACGGGGGCTCGGGGGCGGCCGAGGGCGTCAAGGGCGAGCGGGCGGAGGAGGGCGACGGCTCCGAGGAGGCCAAGAAGGAGGACTTCTCCGAGGCCGACCTGGTGGACATAAGTGCCTACAGCGGGCTCGGGGAGGACTCGGGGGGCAGcgggctggaggaggaggaggaggccgAAGGGCTGTACGAGCCCGAGTCGGGCTGCGTGGAGATCGCGGGGCTGTCCGAGGAAGAGGAGCCCGTCCCCAACCGCAAGATCCAGTTCAGCACAGCGCCCATCCAG GTGTTCAGCACTTACTCCAACGAGGATTACGACCGCCGCAATGAGGACGTGGACCCCATGGCGGCCTCGGCCGAGTACGAGCTGGAGAAGAGGGTGGAGAGGCTCGACCTGTTCCCGGTGGAGCTGGAGAAAG ACTCGGAGGGGCTCGGCATCAGCATCATCGGGATGGGCGCGGGGGCCGACATGGGCCTGGAGAAGTTGGGCATCTTCGTCAAGACGGTGACGGAAGGGGGGGCGGCGCACCGGGACGGCAG GATCCAGGTGAACGACCTGATCGTGGAGGTGGATGGCACCAGCCTGGTGGGGGTCACGCAGAGCTTCGCCGCCTCCGTGCTCAGGAACACCAAGGGACGCGTGCG GTTCCTGATCGGGCGGGAGAAGCCGGGCGAGCAGAGCGAGGTGGCGCAGCTGATCCAGCAGACGCTGGAGCAGGAGCGTTGGCAGCGGGAGATGATGGAGCAGCGCTACTCCCACTACGCCGAGGACGACGAGGAG ACCGGCGAGTACGCCAcggacgaggaggaggagatgagcCCCATGTTCCCCGGCGGGGAGATGGCCATCGAGGTGTTCGAGCTGGCCGAGAACGAGGACGCGCTGTCCCCCGTGGAGATGGACCCCGAGAAGCTGGTGCACAAGTTCAAGGag ctccagatCAAGCACGCCGTGACCGAGGCTGAGATCCAGCAGCTCAagaggaag ggcctggagcaggagaaggcGCGCTGGAGGGCCGAGAAGGcgcagctggagcagagcgTGGAGGAGAACAAGGAGCGCATGGAGAAGCTGGAGGGGTACTGGATGGAGGCGCAGAACCTGTGCCAGGCCGTGGACGAGCACCTCAAGGAGACCCAGGCCCAGTACCAGACCCTGGAGCGCAAGTACAGCAAGGCCAAGCGGCTCATCAAGGAGTACCAGCAGAA GGAGATCGAGTTCCTGAAGAAGGAGACGGCGCAGCGGCGCGTGCTGGAGGAGTCGGAGCTGGCGCACCgggaggagatggagaagctgcaggagaag ATCTCCGAACTGGAGGCCAGGCTGCAGACACTGAAAAATTCCAACCCGGCCTAA
- the PPP1R9B gene encoding neurabin-2 isoform X1 gives MLRTEAGGAGGAPPAGGAAGAGGLRSASPHRNAYEASIQALAPTKEAEGEDGKKSRGKKYGSNVHRIKNMFLQMGTAPGPEGACDLAKAKEKPVRLSLPRAGSLGDGVDQGSLLKLGTSVSERVSRFDSKPEKPFSKLQETRKIFERSPQEKATSTKLLLRKERAGFQDRKLDVVVRFNGSTEALDKLDAEAVSPTVSQLSAVFEKADLRNNLHKAPGRAAAPPGAKAAARRPRAFEAPRPGDARDARDAHAAHTAPARARPPDEDRAAAKSGRPVEKEAAAPRVQEVCKIKPVEVEESAEGEEEEEEEEEEEEKGPGEAVPAPQPAKGDEGPAAAAPRPDGGSGAAEGVKGERAEEGDGSEEAKKEDFSEADLVDISAYSGLGEDSGGSGLEEEEEAEGLYEPESGCVEIAGLSEEEEPVPNRKIQFSTAPIQVFSTYSNEDYDRRNEDVDPMAASAEYELEKRVERLDLFPVELEKDSEGLGISIIGMGAGADMGLEKLGIFVKTVTEGGAAHRDGRIQVNDLIVEVDGTSLVGVTQSFAASVLRNTKGRVRFLIGREKPGEQSEVAQLIQQTLEQERWQREMMEQRYSHYAEDDEETGEYATDEEEEMSPMFPGGEMAIEVFELAENEDALSPVEMDPEKLVHKFKELQIKHAVTEAEIQQLKRKLQGLEQEKARWRAEKAQLEQSVEENKERMEKLEGYWMEAQNLCQAVDEHLKETQAQYQTLERKYSKAKRLIKEYQQKEIEFLKKETAQRRVLEESELAHREEMEKLQEKISELEARLQTLKNSNPA, from the exons ATGCTGAGGACCGaggccggcggggccgggggagcCCCCCCGGCcgggggcgcggcgggggccGGGGGGCTGCGCAGCGCGTCCCCGCACCGGAACGCCTACGAGGCCAGCATCCAGGCGCTGGCGCCCACAAAGGAGGCCGAGGGCGAGGACGGCAAGAAGAGCCGCGGCAAGAAGTATGGCTCCAACGTGCATCGGATCAAGAACATGTTCCTGCAGATGGGGACGGCGCCCGGCCCCGAGGGCGCCTGCGACCTGGCCAAGGCCAAGGAGAAGCCGGTGCGCCTGTCCCTGCCCCGCGCCGGCAGCCTCGGCGACGGCGTGGACCAGGGCAGCCTCCTCAAGCTGGGCACCAGCGTCTCGGAGCGCGTCAGCCGCTTCGACTCCAAGCCCGAGAAACCCTTCTCCAAGCTGCAGGAGACCCGCAAGATCTTCGAGAGGAGCCCGCAGGAGAAGGCCACCAGCACCAAGCTGCTGCTGCGCAAGGAGCGCGCCGGCTTCCAGGACCGCAAGCTGGACGTGGTGGTGCGGTTCAACGGCAGCACCGAGGCGCTGGACAAGCTGGACGCCGAGGCCGTGTCGCCCACCGTGAGCCAGCTCAGCGCCGTCTTCGAGAAGGCCGACCTGCGGAACAACCTGCACAAGGCCCCCGGCCGGGCGGCCGCGCCACCGGGCGCTAAGGCGGCGGCCAGGCGGCCCCGCGCCTTCGAGGCACCGCGGCCGGGCGATGCCCGCGATGCCCGCGATGCCCACGCTGCCCACACCGCCCCGGCACGTGCCCGGCCGCCCGACGAGGACAGGGCGGCCGCCAAGAGCGGGAGGCCGGTGGAGAAGGAGGCGGCCGCGCCGAGGGTGCAGGAGGTGTGCAAGATCAAACCCGTGGAGGTGGAGGAGAGCGCGGagggcgaggaggaggaggaggaggaggaggaggaggaggagaaggggccGGGTGAAGCGGTGCCCGCGCCCCAGCCCGCCAAAGGGGACGAGGGTCCGGCGGCCGCAGCCCCCCGGCCGGACGGGGGCTCGGGGGCGGCCGAGGGCGTCAAGGGCGAGCGGGCGGAGGAGGGCGACGGCTCCGAGGAGGCCAAGAAGGAGGACTTCTCCGAGGCCGACCTGGTGGACATAAGTGCCTACAGCGGGCTCGGGGAGGACTCGGGGGGCAGcgggctggaggaggaggaggaggccgAAGGGCTGTACGAGCCCGAGTCGGGCTGCGTGGAGATCGCGGGGCTGTCCGAGGAAGAGGAGCCCGTCCCCAACCGCAAGATCCAGTTCAGCACAGCGCCCATCCAG GTGTTCAGCACTTACTCCAACGAGGATTACGACCGCCGCAATGAGGACGTGGACCCCATGGCGGCCTCGGCCGAGTACGAGCTGGAGAAGAGGGTGGAGAGGCTCGACCTGTTCCCGGTGGAGCTGGAGAAAG ACTCGGAGGGGCTCGGCATCAGCATCATCGGGATGGGCGCGGGGGCCGACATGGGCCTGGAGAAGTTGGGCATCTTCGTCAAGACGGTGACGGAAGGGGGGGCGGCGCACCGGGACGGCAG GATCCAGGTGAACGACCTGATCGTGGAGGTGGATGGCACCAGCCTGGTGGGGGTCACGCAGAGCTTCGCCGCCTCCGTGCTCAGGAACACCAAGGGACGCGTGCG GTTCCTGATCGGGCGGGAGAAGCCGGGCGAGCAGAGCGAGGTGGCGCAGCTGATCCAGCAGACGCTGGAGCAGGAGCGTTGGCAGCGGGAGATGATGGAGCAGCGCTACTCCCACTACGCCGAGGACGACGAGGAG ACCGGCGAGTACGCCAcggacgaggaggaggagatgagcCCCATGTTCCCCGGCGGGGAGATGGCCATCGAGGTGTTCGAGCTGGCCGAGAACGAGGACGCGCTGTCCCCCGTGGAGATGGACCCCGAGAAGCTGGTGCACAAGTTCAAGGag ctccagatCAAGCACGCCGTGACCGAGGCTGAGATCCAGCAGCTCAagaggaag ctgcagggcctggagcaggagaaggcGCGCTGGAGGGCCGAGAAGGcgcagctggagcagagcgTGGAGGAGAACAAGGAGCGCATGGAGAAGCTGGAGGGGTACTGGATGGAGGCGCAGAACCTGTGCCAGGCCGTGGACGAGCACCTCAAGGAGACCCAGGCCCAGTACCAGACCCTGGAGCGCAAGTACAGCAAGGCCAAGCGGCTCATCAAGGAGTACCAGCAGAA GGAGATCGAGTTCCTGAAGAAGGAGACGGCGCAGCGGCGCGTGCTGGAGGAGTCGGAGCTGGCGCACCgggaggagatggagaagctgcaggagaag ATCTCCGAACTGGAGGCCAGGCTGCAGACACTGAAAAATTCCAACCCGGCCTAA
- the PDK2 gene encoding pyruvate dehydrogenase kinase, isozyme 2 isoform X3 codes for MRLLRCLGKRAALAGVPTYIEHFSKFSPSPLSMKQFLDFGSSNACEKTSFAFLRQELPVRLSNIMKEINLLPDRVLRTPSVQLVQSWFTNALVTIRNRHNDVVPTMAQGVIEYKETYGDDPVSNQNIQYFLDRFYLSRISIRMLINQHTLLFDGSTNPAHPKHIGSIDPHCNVANVVRDAYNMAKLLCDKYYMASPDLEIEEVNACNSEQPVSIVYVPSHLYHMLFELFKNAMRATVESHESSPRLPAIRVLVALGQEDLSIRMSDRGMGVPLRKIERLFSYMYSTAPTPQLGSGGAPLAGFGYGLPISRLYAKYFQGDLQLFSMEGFGTDAVIYLKALCTESVERLPVYNKSAWRHYQASQEAGDWCVPSTEPKNTSTYRVP; via the exons aTGCGGCTGCTGCGGTGCCTCGGCAAGCGCGCGGCGCTGGCCGGCGTCCCCACCTACATCGAGCACTTCAGCAAGTTCTCTCCGTCGCCGCTCTCCATGAAGCAATTCCTGGACTTCG gctCCAGCAATGCCTGTGAGAAGACGTCCTTCGCCTTCCTGCGCCAGGAGCTGCCCGTGCGCCTCTCCAACATCATGAAGGAGATCAACCTGCTCCCGGACCGGGTGCTGCGCACGCCCTCGGTGCAGCTGGTGCAGAGCTG GTTCACCAACGCGCTGGTGACAATCCGGAACCGGCACAACGACGTGGTCCCCACCATGGCGCAGGGGGTGATCGAGTACAAGGAGACGTATGGGGACGACCCCGTGTCCAACCAGAACATCCAGTACTTCCTGGACCGCTTCTACCTGAGCCGCATCTCCATCCGCATGCTCATCAACCAGCACA ccctgctcttcGATGGCAGCACCAACCCCGCGCACCCCAAACACATCGGGAGCATCGACCCCCACTGCAACGTGGCCAACGTGGTGAGAG ACGCCTACAACATGGCCAAGCTGCTGTGTGACAAATACTACATGGCCTCGCCCGACCTGGAGATCGAGGAGGTCAATg ccTGCAACTCGGAGCAGCCCGTGAGCATCGTCTACGTCCCGTCCCACCTGTACCACATGCTCTTCGAGCTCTTCAAG AACGCCATGAGAGCCACGGTGGAGAGCCACGAGAGCAGCCCCCGGCTGCCGGCCATCAGGGTGCTGGTGGCCCTGGGCCAGGAGGACCTGTCCATCCGG ATGAGTGACAGGGGCATGGGGGTGCCCCTGAGGAAGATCGAGCGGCTCTTCAGCTACATGTACTCCACTGCCCCCACCCCCCAGCTGGGCTCCGGGGGGGCCCCCCTG GCCGGCTTTGGCTACGGGCTGCCCATCTCCCGCCTCTACGCCAAGTACTTCCAGGGCGACCTGCAGCTCTTCTCCATGGAGGGCTTCGGCACCGACGCCGTCATCTACCTGAAG GCGCTGTGCACGGAGTCGGTGGAGCGGCTGCCCGTGTACAACAAGTCGGCGTGGCGGCACTACCAGGCCAGCCAGGAGGCGGGGGACTGGTGCGTGCCCAGCACCGAGCCCAAGAACACCTCCACCTACCGCGTGCCCTGa
- the PDK2 gene encoding pyruvate dehydrogenase kinase, isozyme 2 isoform X1: MRLLRCLGKRAALAGVPTYIEHFSKFSPSPLSMKQFLDFGSSNACEKTSFAFLRQELPVRLSNIMKEINLLPDRVLRTPSVQLVQSWYVQSLLDIMEFHDRDPEDQATLGQFTNALVTIRNRHNDVVPTMAQGVIEYKETYGDDPVSNQNIQYFLDRFYLSRISIRMLINQHTLLFDGSTNPAHPKHIGSIDPHCNVANVVRDAYNMAKLLCDKYYMASPDLEIEEVNACNSEQPVSIVYVPSHLYHMLFELFKNAMRATVESHESSPRLPAIRVLVALGQEDLSIRMSDRGMGVPLRKIERLFSYMYSTAPTPQLGSGGAPLAGFGYGLPISRLYAKYFQGDLQLFSMEGFGTDAVIYLKALCTESVERLPVYNKSAWRHYQASQEAGDWCVPSTEPKNTSTYRVP; encoded by the exons aTGCGGCTGCTGCGGTGCCTCGGCAAGCGCGCGGCGCTGGCCGGCGTCCCCACCTACATCGAGCACTTCAGCAAGTTCTCTCCGTCGCCGCTCTCCATGAAGCAATTCCTGGACTTCG gctCCAGCAATGCCTGTGAGAAGACGTCCTTCGCCTTCCTGCGCCAGGAGCTGCCCGTGCGCCTCTCCAACATCATGAAGGAGATCAACCTGCTCCCGGACCGGGTGCTGCGCACGCCCTCGGTGCAGCTGGTGCAGAGCTG GTACGTCCAGAGCCTGCTGGACATCATGGAATTCCACGACAGGGACCCCGAGGACCAAGCCACGCTGGGACA GTTCACCAACGCGCTGGTGACAATCCGGAACCGGCACAACGACGTGGTCCCCACCATGGCGCAGGGGGTGATCGAGTACAAGGAGACGTATGGGGACGACCCCGTGTCCAACCAGAACATCCAGTACTTCCTGGACCGCTTCTACCTGAGCCGCATCTCCATCCGCATGCTCATCAACCAGCACA ccctgctcttcGATGGCAGCACCAACCCCGCGCACCCCAAACACATCGGGAGCATCGACCCCCACTGCAACGTGGCCAACGTGGTGAGAG ACGCCTACAACATGGCCAAGCTGCTGTGTGACAAATACTACATGGCCTCGCCCGACCTGGAGATCGAGGAGGTCAATg ccTGCAACTCGGAGCAGCCCGTGAGCATCGTCTACGTCCCGTCCCACCTGTACCACATGCTCTTCGAGCTCTTCAAG AACGCCATGAGAGCCACGGTGGAGAGCCACGAGAGCAGCCCCCGGCTGCCGGCCATCAGGGTGCTGGTGGCCCTGGGCCAGGAGGACCTGTCCATCCGG ATGAGTGACAGGGGCATGGGGGTGCCCCTGAGGAAGATCGAGCGGCTCTTCAGCTACATGTACTCCACTGCCCCCACCCCCCAGCTGGGCTCCGGGGGGGCCCCCCTG GCCGGCTTTGGCTACGGGCTGCCCATCTCCCGCCTCTACGCCAAGTACTTCCAGGGCGACCTGCAGCTCTTCTCCATGGAGGGCTTCGGCACCGACGCCGTCATCTACCTGAAG GCGCTGTGCACGGAGTCGGTGGAGCGGCTGCCCGTGTACAACAAGTCGGCGTGGCGGCACTACCAGGCCAGCCAGGAGGCGGGGGACTGGTGCGTGCCCAGCACCGAGCCCAAGAACACCTCCACCTACCGCGTGCCCTGa
- the PDK2 gene encoding pyruvate dehydrogenase kinase, isozyme 2 isoform X2, translated as MRLLRCLGKRAALAGVPTYIEHFSKFSPSPLSMKQFLDFGSSNACEKTSFAFLRQELPVRLSNIMKEINLLPDRVLRTPSVQLVQSWYVQSLLDIMEFHDRDPEDQATLGQFTNALVTIRNRHNDVVPTMAQGVIEYKETYGDDPVSNQNIQYFLDRFYLSRISIRMLINQHTLLFDGSTNPAHPKHIGSIDPHCNVANVVRDAYNMAKLLCDKYYMASPDLEIEEVNACNSEQPVSIVYVPSHLYHMLFELFKNAMRATVESHESSPRLPAIRVLVALGQEDLSIRMSDRGMGVPLRKIERLFSYMYSTAPTPQLGSGGAPLVRDPPRGGERGWGAFEGLQWHGEVWGSFGDLEWHREVWPWPGTFWGRLGWHGDIWWHGGAWK; from the exons aTGCGGCTGCTGCGGTGCCTCGGCAAGCGCGCGGCGCTGGCCGGCGTCCCCACCTACATCGAGCACTTCAGCAAGTTCTCTCCGTCGCCGCTCTCCATGAAGCAATTCCTGGACTTCG gctCCAGCAATGCCTGTGAGAAGACGTCCTTCGCCTTCCTGCGCCAGGAGCTGCCCGTGCGCCTCTCCAACATCATGAAGGAGATCAACCTGCTCCCGGACCGGGTGCTGCGCACGCCCTCGGTGCAGCTGGTGCAGAGCTG GTACGTCCAGAGCCTGCTGGACATCATGGAATTCCACGACAGGGACCCCGAGGACCAAGCCACGCTGGGACA GTTCACCAACGCGCTGGTGACAATCCGGAACCGGCACAACGACGTGGTCCCCACCATGGCGCAGGGGGTGATCGAGTACAAGGAGACGTATGGGGACGACCCCGTGTCCAACCAGAACATCCAGTACTTCCTGGACCGCTTCTACCTGAGCCGCATCTCCATCCGCATGCTCATCAACCAGCACA ccctgctcttcGATGGCAGCACCAACCCCGCGCACCCCAAACACATCGGGAGCATCGACCCCCACTGCAACGTGGCCAACGTGGTGAGAG ACGCCTACAACATGGCCAAGCTGCTGTGTGACAAATACTACATGGCCTCGCCCGACCTGGAGATCGAGGAGGTCAATg ccTGCAACTCGGAGCAGCCCGTGAGCATCGTCTACGTCCCGTCCCACCTGTACCACATGCTCTTCGAGCTCTTCAAG AACGCCATGAGAGCCACGGTGGAGAGCCACGAGAGCAGCCCCCGGCTGCCGGCCATCAGGGTGCTGGTGGCCCTGGGCCAGGAGGACCTGTCCATCCGG ATGAGTGACAGGGGCATGGGGGTGCCCCTGAGGAAGATCGAGCGGCTCTTCAGCTACATGTACTCCACTGCCCCCACCCCCCAGCTGGGCTCCGGGGGGGCCCCCCTGGTACGTGACCCCCCccggggaggggagaggggttGGGGGGCGTTTGAGGGGCTGCAGTGGCAcggggag gtttgggggtcgTTTGGGGACCTGGAGTGGCACAGGGAGGTTTGGCCTTGGCCTGGCACCTTTTGGGGACGTTTAGGTTGGCATGGGGACATTTGGTGGCATGGGGGTGCTTGGAAGTAG